The segment TCGGGCAAACGATGGGAGTTAATCAGGATGGTAACTCCTCTCTTAACGTTCTCCGTTAAAATTCGATCCCTAAATTCCTTATAACCGGCAGGATCAAGTCCCGTGCCGGGCTCGTCCAACAATAGGAGTTCCGGCTCGGCACCCAATGCGTGGGCCAAACCCAATCTTTGTAACATTCCTTTAGAATAAGTTGAAACTTTTCTGTCAGCAGCTTCGGCTAAACCCAATTCGCTCAATAATTCATTACTCTTAATTTTTGCTGCCTTCGCCTTAAAAAAGGCCAGTCGAAGACTTGCCTCCAAAAATTCTCGACCCGTTAAATAGGGGGAAACCGCCATGCGTTCCGGAAGATATCCTACGCGTGCACGAACTGCCGGGGAGGGAGATTCGCCGAGAACTTTACATTCACCGCTAGTCGGTCGGGAAAAACCGAGTAAGATTCTTACTAACGTCGTCTTTCCGGCACCGTTCGGTCCTAAAAGGCCGAAAACTCCTCCTCGAGGAACGCTTAAATGAATGCTTCGAAGAGCCTGCACGCCGGGATAATTTTTACGTAGGCTTTCGATTTCAATTGCAAATTGGGACATCAGAAAATCCTTAGACCAAGTGCCGAGAACGATAGGTTCCAGTCGAAACCCCGGCAATCTTTTTCCGGAAAACATAAGGTTGAATCCGGTTTTTATTCCATGAAGATTATTATTGCACGACATGGAGAGGCAGAACCGGTTTCCTCCGACGGAAAAGATTCCTCGCGAATTCTCACTGCAAAAGGAAAAGCCGATGTCGAAAAGATGGCGCGGTTTTTCTTAACCGGCTTCAAAATAAAAAAAATCTACCATAGCCCCTTCGTTAGAACCATGGAAACCGCCAAAATCTACGCGGATATTTTACGACCAGAGGAAGAGTCGGAATCCTTGGAATATCTTCAACCGGGCGAAGAATATGCTCAAACCTGCGCATTACTAAAAGATTACTCCAATTCGGATGCAATCTTGATCGTCGGACATAGCCCGGATGTAAGTGTTTTCTCGGAGAAATTGCTGGGAATATCCGGAGTGGGAAAATCCTTCCTGTTTACGCCCGGATCGGCGTTGGCAGTAAATGTTCCAAGGGAGAAATTCTTAGGCGGGCAGATTATTTGGTTCGTCTCTCCGGACTTTCTATGCTGAGTTTTAGTAGGACCTAAAATTAGGTTTACACTCCACCTAAATTCGAAAAATCATCCAAAGAAGAAAGAGAATCGGGGTGTAGCGCAGTGGTAGCGCACTTCTCTGGGGGGGAAGGGGTCGCTGGTTCGAATCCAGTCACTCCGAAGATTTCTTTCTGAGTTCAAGATTTTCCCGCCGATTCCAAAGCTTTCAACGCAAGCGATTCTTAGGAAACGAATTCAATCGTTCCATTCGATAGAAAGTTCGATTTCTCCCATCGATTTATAACAATTTTCTAAAGTATCTTCCATATAAGAAACCGATGCTAATCCATCTAAGCCTTCTTGATCCGAAATTTCTAAATCGATCTGCCGGAACTCCTACAGATCGATTTAGAAAAAAAGTTGTCGAATTTCCGTTTTTGTGAAATAAAGGCAACTCCGCCGCTCCGCTCCGGCCCCCGCCCAGGAAGGGTGGGGGCCTCCTCGATCAAATTAACTCACGCGCCAAAAGTCCGCTTATTCTAGCGACGGCATTTTACATCCTACAATCTCATAAAATCGCTTTATCGTTTCTGTTCTATTTGCATCTTTAAATTTGCTTAATATTGTAACGGCGACAGAATCGGGTCCATCCTTCGATACTAAGATTCCCTGAAACCAATAATTGCCTTCCCAAGAACCGGTCTTTCCGAAAATAGTACCACCCCGTTCGGGGCAATCGGACCAAAACAAACTGGATATCCAGGATCGATAAACGGATTCGGAAATACCAAGATTTCTTTTCCAAAAAACTGAAACCCAAAAACCATGAATTTCTTCCGGAAGAAGTCGAAGA is part of the Leptospira broomii serovar Hurstbridge str. 5399 genome and harbors:
- a CDS encoding ABC transporter ATP-binding protein, with product MSQFAIEIESLRKNYPGVQALRSIHLSVPRGGVFGLLGPNGAGKTTLVRILLGFSRPTSGECKVLGESPSPAVRARVGYLPERMAVSPYLTGREFLEASLRLAFFKAKAAKIKSNELLSELGLAEAADRKVSTYSKGMLQRLGLAHALGAEPELLLLDEPGTGLDPAGYKEFRDRILTENVKRGVTILINSHRLPEVEQICTEVGILHKGQIKAQGRLDELRQGKDRIRIRLEADAGLESYLEGISLDFKKDGKEWEIRPKPEIDVRRLPAELVERGADLFLFERKTESLEEVFLRLTGSLDTKEEMGH
- the sixA gene encoding phosphohistidine phosphatase SixA encodes the protein MKIIIARHGEAEPVSSDGKDSSRILTAKGKADVEKMARFFLTGFKIKKIYHSPFVRTMETAKIYADILRPEEESESLEYLQPGEEYAQTCALLKDYSNSDAILIVGHSPDVSVFSEKLLGISGVGKSFLFTPGSALAVNVPREKFLGGQIIWFVSPDFLC